One Lentibacillus cibarius DNA window includes the following coding sequences:
- the rocF gene encoding arginase, producing MRKNMSIIGVPMDLGQNRRGVDMGPSAIRYAGVVERLENLGYHINDLGDVPVSRPDGKNEIQDGNLRNLKQVAESNQKLAELVDKEIVESHFPLILGGDHSIAIGSLAGAAKHFQNLGVIWYDAHGDLNSGDTSPSGNIHGMPLAVSIGIGHDKLTTILDYAPKVKPENIVIIGARSLDPGEKELIQEKGINVYSMHEIDRMGMSQVVTEAINYLRERTDGVHLSLDLDGLDPEEAPGVGTPVLGGLSYRESHLAMEMLAEADMITSAGFVEVNPILDDKNKTASQAVGLIGSLFGEKLK from the coding sequence ATGAGAAAGAATATGTCTATTATTGGTGTTCCAATGGATTTAGGGCAGAACAGACGCGGTGTCGATATGGGACCAAGTGCAATCCGTTATGCCGGTGTTGTCGAAAGGCTGGAGAATTTGGGTTATCATATTAATGATTTAGGTGATGTTCCGGTTTCTCGTCCGGATGGTAAAAATGAAATACAAGATGGGAACTTACGAAACCTTAAGCAAGTGGCTGAGAGTAATCAAAAACTCGCTGAACTGGTAGATAAAGAAATTGTAGAAAGCCACTTTCCATTGATACTTGGTGGGGATCATAGCATTGCGATAGGTAGCTTGGCAGGTGCGGCTAAACATTTTCAAAATCTTGGTGTCATCTGGTATGACGCACACGGTGATCTTAATTCCGGTGACACATCGCCATCAGGAAATATACATGGAATGCCGCTTGCCGTCAGTATTGGTATTGGCCATGACAAACTTACGACCATTCTTGATTATGCACCTAAAGTTAAACCTGAGAACATTGTGATTATTGGAGCTCGTTCGCTGGATCCAGGTGAAAAGGAACTGATACAAGAAAAAGGAATCAATGTTTATTCGATGCATGAAATAGATCGAATGGGAATGTCTCAGGTGGTAACCGAGGCAATCAATTATTTGCGGGAACGAACGGATGGCGTTCATTTAAGTCTTGATCTGGATGGACTTGATCCGGAAGAGGCACCAGGAGTCGGCACCCCTGTACTTGGCGGATTGTCGTATCGTGAAAGTCACCTGGCAATGGAAATGCTAGCAGAAGCAGATATGATAACATCAGCAGGGTTTGTAGAAGTGAATCCGATTCTTGACGATAAAAATAAAACGGCGTCACAAGCAGTCGGTTTAATCGGCTCATTATTTGGCGAAAAGCTAAAATGA
- a CDS encoding aspartyl-phosphate phosphatase Spo0E family protein, translating into MDNNSKLKEIEKYRNEMIRTGDKYGLTSPAAIQSSQRLDELLNSYQNA; encoded by the coding sequence GTGGACAATAATTCCAAATTGAAGGAGATTGAAAAGTACCGGAACGAAATGATAAGAACAGGCGATAAATATGGATTAACATCACCAGCCGCCATTCAATCCAGTCAACGATTAGATGAATTATTGAACAGCTATCAGAATGCCTAA
- the cdaA gene encoding diadenylate cyclase CdaA, producing MLDGGFLDLLRIGVDIALVWYVLYKLIMLIRGTKAIQLLKGIVVVLLVWAFSIVFELHTIQYITNQVIKWGFVVIIILFQPELRRALEQLGRGNIFSRGSSSEEEVLEHKVEAIVQSCQYMAKRRIGALISIERETGIGDYAETGIPISGKLTHQLLTNIFTPNTPLHDGAVIIKDEEILAAACYLPLSESPFISKELGTRHRAAMGISEVTDAVTIVVSEETGGISCTENGEMKRELSQEGLRQYLREKLSLSLRASESKSRHQRRKDNG from the coding sequence GTGCTTGATGGGGGATTTCTGGACCTGCTTCGAATCGGCGTAGACATAGCTCTCGTCTGGTATGTTTTGTATAAATTAATCATGCTGATCAGAGGTACCAAGGCAATTCAGCTATTAAAAGGAATTGTCGTTGTTTTGCTTGTCTGGGCGTTCAGCATTGTTTTTGAACTGCATACTATTCAATATATTACAAATCAGGTCATTAAATGGGGTTTTGTAGTCATTATCATATTATTTCAGCCTGAGCTTAGAAGGGCATTGGAACAGTTAGGTCGAGGGAATATTTTCTCGCGTGGATCCAGCTCCGAAGAAGAAGTACTGGAGCACAAGGTGGAAGCTATTGTTCAGTCCTGCCAGTATATGGCTAAACGGCGAATTGGTGCATTAATTTCCATTGAGCGCGAAACAGGGATTGGTGATTATGCAGAGACAGGCATTCCGATAAGTGGGAAATTGACGCATCAGCTACTGACAAATATTTTCACACCTAACACACCGCTGCATGATGGGGCGGTTATTATCAAAGATGAAGAGATTCTGGCGGCAGCCTGCTACTTACCATTATCCGAAAGCCCATTCATATCAAAGGAACTAGGCACCCGACACCGGGCGGCAATGGGCATTAGTGAAGTTACCGATGCCGTCACCATTGTCGTATCGGAGGAAACAGGAGGTATATCCTGTACGGAAAATGGAGAAATGAAACGGGAACTAAGCCAGGAAGGATTGCGCCAATATCTTCGGGAGAAATTGTCGCTGTCATTGAGAGCCTCTGAATCCAAGTCTCGTCATCAGAGGAGGAAAGATAATGGATAA
- a CDS encoding YbbR-like domain-containing protein, with protein MDNWFKSPWFVRAISLAFAISLYVFVQVEMDQYQNESRLLPNSNADVQTIENVPVNIRIDGERFVVSGVPEFAAVSLEGSTGTLTATARNQNFDIYVNLEGLEAGTHTVELKHTGIPDELNVYIEPKTIEVTIEERASKKFPVAVDYINEDEFPEGYQIESSRTEPQQVTITSSKEVINQIAIVKAFVDVAGVKESIDSREVPVKVYDARGNELNTRIEPSSVNVSVTISNPNKTVPVSVATAGELPDGYSLASISANMDKVKVFGTSEVLQNIEEVKTEKIDLTDLNTSGTIDTKLALPDGASVSGDGSVEVTVELERNKTFKNVPVTIENLDDGQDIAFINPETPEMDLNVIGNVDNLSKVSKDNLRIVLDAEGLDNGEHEIPVKISVPDNVNARGEYEQVTIDIS; from the coding sequence ATGGATAATTGGTTTAAGAGCCCATGGTTCGTTCGGGCTATCTCCCTCGCTTTCGCTATTTCATTATATGTGTTTGTACAGGTTGAGATGGATCAGTATCAAAATGAATCGCGGCTTTTACCGAATTCAAATGCTGATGTTCAGACGATTGAGAATGTACCTGTTAATATACGGATTGATGGGGAAAGATTCGTTGTCAGTGGCGTACCTGAATTTGCAGCGGTTTCGCTTGAAGGGTCAACAGGTACATTAACAGCCACAGCTCGTAACCAGAACTTTGACATCTATGTTAATCTTGAAGGGCTTGAAGCCGGAACGCATACAGTTGAGTTAAAGCACACAGGCATCCCAGATGAACTAAATGTTTATATCGAACCTAAGACGATAGAGGTAACAATTGAGGAACGGGCGTCGAAAAAGTTTCCTGTGGCTGTTGATTATATTAATGAGGATGAGTTCCCGGAAGGTTATCAGATTGAAAGCTCACGAACCGAGCCTCAACAGGTGACCATTACAAGCTCCAAAGAAGTGATTAATCAAATCGCCATTGTTAAAGCATTTGTCGATGTTGCAGGGGTCAAGGAATCTATTGACAGTCGCGAAGTTCCGGTAAAGGTGTATGATGCTAGAGGAAATGAACTGAATACCCGCATAGAGCCATCAAGTGTTAATGTCTCAGTAACCATTAGCAATCCTAACAAAACAGTTCCTGTAAGTGTGGCTACTGCTGGCGAGTTGCCTGATGGGTATTCATTAGCTTCCATATCTGCTAACATGGATAAAGTGAAAGTATTCGGAACAAGTGAAGTTTTGCAGAATATAGAGGAAGTGAAAACGGAAAAAATCGATTTGACTGACTTAAATACGTCCGGGACGATTGATACTAAGCTTGCACTGCCGGACGGTGCAAGTGTTTCTGGAGATGGTTCTGTTGAGGTAACCGTTGAACTGGAACGCAATAAAACATTTAAAAATGTCCCAGTCACTATAGAAAACCTTGATGATGGACAAGATATAGCTTTTATTAATCCGGAAACCCCTGAGATGGATCTTAATGTAATTGGAAATGTAGATAACCTCAGCAAGGTTTCAAAAGATAATCTTCGCATTGTTCTTGACGCAGAAGGGCTAGATAACGGCGAACATGAAATCCCGGTTAAGATCAGCGTTCCCGATAACGTTAACGCTCGCGGTGAATATGAACAAGTAACCATCGACATTTCATGA
- a CDS encoding cation diffusion facilitator family transporter, which produces MDQQQRSRKAQLASWVGITGNLLLSVMKGIAGWLSGSRALIADAVHSASDVVSSVAILAGIRYANKPPDKEHPYGHGKAENIAAMIVSILLILAGFEIAWSSVKVFWGEKPSAPTGVALAAVIISIVAKEMLYQYKFRLGKRINSPALTADAWHHRSDALSSFGVLLGVGGAMIGERLEVNQLVYLDPIAGVIVALFIIILGYKMARESIDLVLENVLDDEESKQYIVTAKNVQGVKQVDEIRARTHGAYVVVDLKVSVDAALDVEEAHYISKRVKNKLMNDHEDVHDVLVHINPYSTD; this is translated from the coding sequence ATGGATCAGCAACAACGGAGTCGGAAGGCACAACTTGCTTCCTGGGTAGGCATTACTGGTAATCTGTTATTATCTGTAATGAAAGGTATAGCAGGATGGCTATCAGGGAGTAGGGCACTGATTGCCGATGCAGTCCATTCTGCCTCAGATGTCGTCAGTTCTGTCGCTATTTTGGCGGGGATACGTTATGCGAATAAACCACCCGATAAAGAACATCCATATGGCCATGGAAAGGCAGAGAATATTGCTGCGATGATTGTCTCGATTTTACTAATATTAGCGGGTTTTGAAATTGCCTGGTCTTCAGTGAAAGTTTTTTGGGGAGAAAAGCCTTCAGCACCAACAGGGGTTGCACTTGCAGCTGTCATTATTTCCATTGTTGCCAAAGAGATGCTCTATCAATATAAATTTCGTTTGGGTAAACGGATTAACAGTCCGGCGCTGACAGCCGATGCATGGCATCACCGTTCGGACGCCTTATCATCGTTTGGAGTACTATTAGGTGTCGGCGGGGCAATGATCGGGGAGCGGCTTGAAGTGAATCAGCTCGTATATTTAGATCCTATTGCCGGTGTCATTGTGGCCTTGTTTATTATCATCTTGGGCTATAAAATGGCACGCGAATCAATCGACTTGGTACTTGAGAACGTACTGGATGATGAGGAAAGCAAGCAGTACATTGTGACGGCAAAAAATGTACAAGGTGTCAAGCAAGTAGATGAGATACGAGCGCGAACTCATGGGGCATATGTCGTTGTTGACCTTAAAGTTAGCGTAGATGCTGCCCTTGATGTTGAAGAAGCCCATTATATTTCCAAGCGAGTAAAAAATAAATTGATGAACGACCATGAGGATGTTCATGATGTGCTTGTCCATATCAACCCATATTCCACGGATTAA
- the glmS gene encoding glutamine--fructose-6-phosphate transaminase (isomerizing), which produces MCGIVGYIGQHDTKNVLLNGLEKLEYRGYDSAGIAIRDDADLHTFKVKGRINTLRERVDDSIASTMGIGHTRWATHGGPSAENAHPHQSSSGRFVLVHNGVIENYQELKNDYLDGVTFGSETDTEVIVQLVEKNMETYQDNAEAFRQTISSLKGSYALGLMDKQDPDTIYAAKNKSPLLVGLGDGFNVVASDAMATLKETDQYLEINDQEIVLVNRHFVQLQKLDGTVVHRKPFTAQIDVSDTEKGTYPHFMLKEIDEQPFVMRRIIQEYQDDSERLKLDEDIRSAVKACDHIYIIAAGTSYHAGLIGKQFLEKMAGIPVEVHVASEFSYNMPLLSEKPLFVFISQSGETADSRSVLVKIKEMGHPALTITNVPGSTLSREANYTLHLHAGPEIAVASTKAYTAQIAVLAILAVDSARAKGMQLDFDPMQELAIVANAMEMLTDQKETIERLVRENLGTTRNAFFIGRSTDYFVCLEGALKLKEISYIQAEGFAGGELKHGTIALIEGGTPVIVLATQENVNDSIRSNVQEVVARGANDIIFSMKGLEHDSDAFVVPHVHELLTPLVSAVPLQLLAYYAALRRNCDVDKPRNLAKSVTVE; this is translated from the coding sequence ATGTGTGGAATTGTAGGATATATTGGACAGCATGATACAAAAAATGTTTTACTCAACGGATTGGAAAAACTCGAATATCGAGGTTATGATTCGGCGGGGATTGCGATACGTGATGATGCAGACCTTCATACGTTCAAAGTGAAAGGACGAATCAACACACTACGCGAACGTGTTGATGACAGCATTGCATCAACTATGGGAATCGGTCATACGCGCTGGGCAACACATGGGGGACCAAGTGCGGAGAATGCACACCCGCATCAAAGTTCCTCAGGCAGATTTGTACTTGTTCATAATGGTGTCATCGAAAACTACCAGGAATTGAAAAATGATTATCTCGATGGCGTGACGTTTGGCAGTGAAACTGATACCGAGGTCATCGTTCAGCTCGTTGAGAAGAATATGGAGACATATCAGGACAATGCTGAAGCGTTCCGTCAAACGATAAGCAGCTTGAAAGGTTCGTATGCGCTTGGTTTAATGGATAAACAAGATCCGGATACGATTTACGCTGCCAAAAATAAAAGCCCCTTGCTCGTCGGCCTGGGTGACGGATTTAACGTGGTGGCCAGTGATGCCATGGCTACATTAAAAGAAACTGATCAATATCTGGAAATCAATGATCAGGAGATAGTCCTTGTTAATCGCCATTTTGTTCAATTGCAAAAGCTGGATGGTACGGTCGTTCATCGCAAGCCATTTACAGCACAAATTGACGTCAGTGATACGGAAAAAGGGACATACCCACACTTTATGCTAAAGGAAATCGACGAACAGCCATTTGTCATGCGCCGAATTATACAGGAATACCAGGATGATTCCGAGCGTCTAAAATTGGATGAAGATATACGAAGTGCTGTGAAAGCATGTGACCATATCTATATTATTGCTGCAGGCACAAGTTATCATGCGGGCCTCATCGGCAAACAGTTCCTGGAGAAAATGGCCGGTATTCCGGTAGAAGTACATGTGGCTAGTGAGTTTTCATATAACATGCCGCTGCTGTCAGAAAAACCGTTATTTGTTTTCATTTCGCAAAGCGGTGAAACGGCTGACAGTCGTTCCGTACTGGTTAAAATAAAGGAAATGGGACATCCGGCACTGACGATTACAAATGTGCCAGGATCAACCCTTTCTCGTGAAGCGAACTATACGCTGCATCTGCACGCAGGACCAGAAATTGCAGTTGCTTCAACAAAAGCATACACAGCACAAATCGCCGTTCTGGCCATATTGGCAGTTGATAGTGCACGTGCCAAGGGGATGCAATTGGACTTTGACCCGATGCAGGAGCTAGCCATTGTCGCCAATGCCATGGAGATGCTGACTGATCAAAAAGAAACAATAGAGAGGCTTGTCCGGGAAAACCTCGGAACAACCCGCAATGCCTTTTTCATTGGCAGAAGCACGGACTATTTTGTCTGCCTGGAGGGGGCATTGAAGCTGAAGGAAATCTCCTATATTCAGGCAGAAGGTTTTGCCGGCGGTGAATTAAAGCACGGAACCATCGCTTTGATTGAAGGGGGCACCCCGGTCATCGTGCTGGCAACGCAGGAAAATGTCAATGATTCTATTCGTAGCAATGTGCAGGAAGTCGTTGCACGAGGCGCGAATGATATTATATTCAGCATGAAAGGCCTTGAGCATGATAGTGATGCATTTGTTGTACCACATGTTCATGAGCTACTGACACCGCTTGTCAGTGCCGTTCCTTTGCAATTGCTCGCTTATTATGCAGCATTGCGTCGTAATTGTGATGTTGATAAACCGAGAAATTTGGCGAAAAGTGTAACGGTGGAATAG
- a CDS encoding MarR family winged helix-turn-helix transcriptional regulator, which yields MNDQNKLQQEELSLKLFIVLTRTFNSIKKRVEEDIKCLGLNPTEFAVLELIYNKGDQPIQKIGEKVLIASSSITYVVDKLEKKKLLNRKPCPTDRRITFATITSNGKELMDEIFPEHKVAIQQILAGLDTNEKEAMIQQLKKLGYYAEDV from the coding sequence GTGAATGATCAGAACAAACTTCAACAGGAGGAACTATCTCTAAAGTTATTTATTGTTTTAACCCGAACTTTTAATTCAATTAAAAAGCGTGTTGAAGAAGATATAAAATGTCTAGGATTAAACCCAACTGAATTCGCCGTTCTTGAGTTGATTTACAATAAAGGTGATCAACCAATACAAAAAATTGGTGAAAAAGTATTAATCGCAAGTAGTAGTATTACGTATGTTGTAGATAAGTTGGAGAAGAAAAAATTATTAAATAGAAAACCGTGTCCAACAGATCGTCGAATTACTTTTGCAACAATAACATCGAATGGTAAGGAATTAATGGATGAAATTTTTCCTGAACACAAAGTGGCCATCCAACAAATTTTAGCTGGTTTAGACACTAATGAAAAAGAGGCCATGATTCAACAATTAAAAAAATTAGGCTACTATGCAGAAGATGTCTAA
- the wrbA gene encoding NAD(P)H:quinone oxidoreductase, giving the protein MSNVKLAVVFYSMGGTNYQLAKWAEEGAKQAGAEVSVLKVQELAPDSVIEGNESWKATVEATKDVPVATSEDIEWADAIIFSMPTRFGNLPSQMKQFLDIQGGLWGSGKTVNKVVSGMTSAQNPHGGQEATLLSLYTSMMHWGAIIATPGYSDPVLFGAGGNPYGTSVTVDQEGKMVEDVEDAVKYQAKRTVTVAEWVKKGKQ; this is encoded by the coding sequence ATGTCAAACGTAAAATTAGCAGTAGTTTTCTATAGCATGGGGGGTACCAACTATCAATTAGCGAAATGGGCTGAAGAAGGAGCTAAACAAGCAGGTGCGGAAGTTAGCGTATTGAAGGTGCAAGAATTAGCTCCTGATTCTGTTATTGAGGGAAATGAAAGTTGGAAAGCAACTGTCGAAGCAACGAAAGATGTTCCAGTAGCAACTTCAGAAGATATTGAGTGGGCCGATGCAATTATATTCAGTATGCCAACACGATTCGGTAACTTGCCGTCACAAATGAAACAATTCCTTGATATTCAAGGCGGATTATGGGGAAGTGGTAAGACAGTGAATAAAGTAGTAAGTGGTATGACTTCTGCACAAAACCCACATGGCGGTCAGGAAGCTACATTGTTATCCCTATATACTTCTATGATGCACTGGGGTGCTATTATTGCTACACCTGGTTACTCAGATCCGGTACTATTCGGTGCTGGTGGAAATCCATACGGAACAAGTGTAACAGTTGATCAGGAAGGCAAAATGGTTGAAGATGTTGAAGATGCCGTGAAGTATCAAGCAAAACGTACAGTGACAGTTGCAGAGTGGGTTAAAAAAGGAAAACAATAA